The genomic region CTGAAAATACTCTATATCTCCAAGATTAATTAATAAACTTGTTTTTGGGGGGGTTGTCTGTTCTTCAAGTAACTTCTCAAGTTTCTTAACCTTGTTCATTTCTTCAAGATTCAAAACCTCGTATTTATTAGGATCTAAAGAAATCTTAGTCTCATTAAAATATTCTTTAAGTTCTTTAGATAATTTCTCAAGCACTTCTCTTTGATGTCGCAAAGATATCCGATAGAATATATGAGTAAATAGAAAAGCTACTAGTGCTCCAAGTATTAGTAGCAATATGCTATAAAAAGTTGACATTTTTTGAATTTACCAAAAATAGTGTTATTTTTTACTTCTCTTTTTTTGCTTAACTTTTTCAAGTATTTCTGGCTTCTTTAATTCTCGCTCATAAAATCTATCTAAATGCTTGAGTTGCATTTTATCTTTCTCTATAAGCATTGATTCAATAATTCTATCTTTCCTTGCAATTATTTCTTCTTTTTTATCTATTGTTTTACGCAAAGCTCTTTTTTCAAATTGATCTTTTATAACGATTATGAACAATATAATTGATAATAAAAGGATAATTATTATAAGAACTGCTATAGTAGGCCCAAATTCCTCTGATAATATTCTAAAAAGAATGGGTATAAAATCAAACACGACTATTCCACTTTTAAAAAGCTATTCAATAGCAATCTAGCACATTTTACTATTATTCAAGTAAACAGTATAAATTAATATGACCAATAGATCAAATATTTTAATATCGAATTAATCCCAACCATTCAATTCCCAACAAAGACAAACATACACTGCAACAAATAATAAGTCAATAGGGAAATTTACGCACCTATTAAAGACCAAAACCATCCCCCTACGCCTCCCTCAACACCTTATTAATCCTCTCCAGCGCCCAGTCCACCTCGTCCCTCTTGATTATCAAGGGCGGCGCAAAGCGGATCACGTTCTTATGCGTCTCTTTTGCCAAAACCCCTTCTTTCATCAGCGCCTCGGTGAAGCGCCTGGCGCCGCCGGCGTCCGGGTGAAGCTCCACGCCGATGAAGAGCCCCCTCCCCCGGATCTCCCTGACGTGGGGGCTCTTTACGTCCATCAGCCCCGCCTTCAGGTACTCCCCCATGACGGCGGAGTTCTCTATCATCTCCTCCTCCTCCAGGACCTTGAGCGCCGTCCTGGCGATGGCGCACGCCAGGGGGTTGCCGCCAAAGGTACTGCCGTGCTCCCCCGGCATGAAGACGCCCAGGACCTCCTCGTTGGAAAGGATGACCGAGATCGGGTAGAACCCCCCGGAGAGCGCCTTTCCTATCAGCGTCACGTCCGCCTCGATCCCGTCGTGCTCCTCGGCCAACAGCTTTCCGGTGCGGCCCAGGCCGGTCTGTATCTCGTCGGTGATAAGCGTAATCCCCCTCTCCGTGCAGATTTGCCTCACCTCCCTGAGGTAGCCCTTCGGCGGGATTATCACCCCCGCCTCCCCCTGGATCGGCTCCACCAGGAAGGCCACCGTGTTCGGGCCGACCGCGGATCTCAAGGCATCGGCATCGCCGAAGGGGATAGTCACGAATCCGGGCGTGAACGGCCCGAAGCCGTCCCTGCTTCCCCTGTCCGTCGAAAAGCCGATGATCGTGATCGTCCTCCCGTGGAAGTTGTTCCTGCAGACAATCACCTCCGCCTTGTCCTCGGGGATTCCCTTGGTCTTGTACCCCCACTTCCTGACCGCCTTGATCGCCGTCTCCACCGCCTCCGCGCCGCTGTTCATCGGAAGCGCCATGTGGGAGTTGGTCAGCCTGCACAGCTCCTCGTAGAGGAGGCCCAGCTGGTCGTTCCTGAACGCCCTTGAGGTCAGCGTCAGCCTCTGGGCCTGTTCGACCATCGCCTTCATGATCTTCGGGTGGCAGTGCCCCTGGTTCACGGCGGAATAGGCGGCGAGGCAGTCCATATACTTCTTCCCGTCGACGTCCCACACCCATATCCCCTCACCCCTTGTGAGGACTACGTCGAGGGGCTTGTAGTTCATCGCTCCGAATCGGTTTTCGAGGTCAATATAGTACTTTGTGTCCATTCATCCTTCCATCTATCCTTGGTCATCATACGCATCACACGATTTTTATTGATGATACTAATTAAGTGCCGCCGTAAAGTCAAGTCAATAAGATATGGGTTTTAATTTATCCAACAGGCCCAATCAACTATCTTGACCGGCACCCCGCCCTGTGATATTCTTATAAAAACAAATAAACGATTAAGGAGCTACCGATGAAAAGGAGAAATTTAACGTCCGCACTATGTTTCATATCCATACTCATAATCTCTATCACGTCCTGCCAAGGGAAGTACCCGGTGGAGCCGGAGGTGGCTATAAAGCCGTCGTTAAGCGACGTCGACGACTTCTCGGACGGGATGGCGATGATAAAGGTAAAAGGCAAAACGGGATTCATCGACAAAACGGGAAAGATGGTGGTCGAGCCGCAATTCGAGGGCGCGGGGATATTCTCAGAGGGGCTGGCGATGGTCGTTGTCGAAGGGAAGCGGGGCTTCATCGACAAAACCGGGAAGATAGTCATCGAGCCTAAGTTCGACGGCGCATGGCCCTTCAGCGAGGGGCTTTCCAACGTCAAGGTCGACGGGAAGTACGGCTTCATCGACAAGACGGGCGAATACGTGATCAAGCCGGAAATCCAGGGAACAAGGGACTTCCACGAGGGGCTTGCCCGGGCGGCCGAAAAGGGGAGGTGGGGATATATCACGAAAGATGGCGCTGTCGCCGTCATGCCCGTCTATTACGACTCCGGCGACTTCTCCGAGGGACTCGCCGCCGTCAACCGGAACAATAAAAAGTGGGGATACATAAACGACAAGGGGATGACGCTCATCCAGCCCAAGTACGACGAGGCTGGGGAGTTCAAAGAGGGGCTTGCGGCGGTCAGGATCAATAAAAAGTGGGGCTTTATCGATGAAGTGGGAAGGTACGTCGTCGAGCCGAAGTACTACAAAGTCGGGAACTTCTCCGAGGGGCTGGCGCCGGTCTTTATCAGCACCGGAACGCTGGGCAAGTGGGGATACATAGACAAGAAGGGCAAGGTCAAGATCGAGGCAAAATTTCAGGAGGCGAGGGATTTTCGCGAGGGGCTGGCGCGGGTGAAGCTCTCCGACAAGTACGGCTTCATCAACAAGAAGGGGACCTTCGTTATCGCGCCCCGCTACAAGGGAGCCGGGCCGTTCAGGGAGGGGCTGGCCCCCGTGACTACCGACGGCGTGCTGTGGGGGTTTATTAAGAATCCGGTTAGGTAGGGGGGGGGAGGTAGCGAAGGTGTATTTCAGTTTGGACTGTCCGCTTAAAATAAAAATAAATAAACAAATCGGGTGCGGGCCATGCAGAGAATGTCTAATATATTGAAAAAGGTAGCCCACAAGTCGGGGTCGCCCCCCGGGTCTCTGATACACACTGGCGAAAAGAAGGTCGAGAGGACCAAGATATCGATCATCGATTACGATAAAGACGACTACTCCATTCTTGACGATACAACGATCGAGGAGTGCTTCAAATACAGGGATAAGCCGACGACGACGTGGATCAACGTCTCCGGCCTCCATGATGAAAATATCATGGAGGAGCTGAGCGACCGGTTCAGATTCCACTCCCTGACGCTGGAGGACGTGATGAACACCGGCCAGCGGGTGAAGCTGGAGGACTTCGAAGACCACACGCTGATCATCATCAAGGCGATCTACTTTTCGGGAGACGGCGACGAGATAATAGAGGAGCAGCTGAGCCTCATATTCGGGAAGGGATTTGTCGTCACATTCCAGGAAAACAACTACGATCCCTTGAGCCCCCTCATCGACAGGATCAAGAGCAACAAGGGATTCATAAGGAAGATGGGTGCCGACTATCTGACATATTCGATAATCGACACGGTGGTGGACGGCTACTATCTGATACTTCAGGGGATCGCCGAAAAGGTCGAGTACCTCGAGAGGGAGCTTATCAGAAATCCGGACATGAATATATTGAACGAGATCAATAGATTGAAGATCGACACATCGCTCCTCTACAAGTCTATCTGGCCGCTCAGGGCTATCTTGAGCAAATTCGAGGCGGGAGGGGCGAAATACATAAGCAAATCGACCGCGGTCTTCATCAGAGACGTCTACGACCACACCCTTCAGATACTCGAGATAACCCAGAGCTTCAGCGAGATGCTCACCGGGATGATGGAGATTTACATGTCGAGCGTCAGCAACAAGATGAACGAGATCATGAAGGTCCTGACCATCATAGCCACGATCTTCATGCCCCTTTCGTTCATCGCCGGCATTTACGGAATGAACTTCGAATACATGCCGGAGCTTAAATGCAAACTGGGCTACTTCTCCGTGTGGGGCGTGTGTATTCTGGTCGCCCTCGGTATGCTCCGTTACTTCAGAAAAAAGGGGTGGATATAGCTGACCGTACCTAAATATTTTCGGATTTGTTTTTTGAACTGATTTTATATCAAGGGGGTATCAGTGGATTTTATTCTGGATAAATTCTGGCTTATGTGGGCGATCATCGCCATGGCGTTTATCATCGGGGAGGTTTTCACGGCCGGTTTCTTCCTGATGTGGTTCGGGATCGGCGCCGCAGCGGCGGCCGTAATGGCCTTTCTGGGATTTGGCATCGCCTGGCAGCTCGGGACTTTTGCGGCCGTCTCCATCGTCCTTTTTATGTCGACGAGGAGACTGGCCGACAAGATCACCAAAGAGCAGCCCCCAGGTACCGGGGCGGACAGGTTGATCGGGAAGACGGGGGTGGTGCTGGAAGAGATCGACAACTTCAAGAACACCGGCAAGGTCAGGATCGACAAGGACGAGTGGAGGGCCGACAGCGCCACTGACGACAACATCCCGACAGGCGAGAGGATCGTGGTCACCGGGGTCGAGGGCGTTCACCTTATAGTAAAAGTTCACAAAAAACAGTAATGAAAAAATAGAATAGTATTCAAACAGGAGGAAAGATTAATGGGAGCACTATTTGGAGTTCTTTTCTTTTTCGGCTCGATCTTCGCAATTATAATAATTGCAATGGGCCTGAGGATCGTCAGGCCCTGGGAGAAGGGGCTCGTAGAGCGTCTCGGTAAATACCAGCGCACGGTCGGAAGCGGACTTACCATCGTCGTGCCGTTTCTCGAGCTACTGAGAAAGGTCGATATGAGGGAACAGGTGGTGGACGTGCCGCCCCAGGACGTCATTACTAAGGACAACGTCGCCGTCTCGGTGGACGCGGTCGTCTACTACGAGGTGACCGACCCGGTAAAAGTGACCTACAACGTGGCGCATTTCTACACCGCGGCCACAAAGCTCGCCCAGACAAACCTGAGAAACCTCGTGGGCGACCTGGCGCTTGACGAGTCGCTTACATCGAGGGAGCTCATCAACACGAAGCTTCGGGAGATACTGGACGACGCCACAGACAAGTGGGGGACGAAGGTTACCAGGGTGGAGCTCCAGAGAATAGAGCCGCCCCAGGACGTAACGGACGCGATGCACCGCCAGATGAAGGCGGAGCGGGACAGGCGCGCCATGATCCTCGAGGCCGAGGGTCACAAGAAGTCGGCCGTTCTCAAGGCCGAGGGAGAGGCGGAGGCGATAATGAAGGTGGCCGACGCCGAAAAATACAAGAAGGTGGCAATAGCCCAGGGAGAGGGGGAGGCGATCGAGACGGTCTTTTCGGCCATCCACAAGGGCGGCCCCACAAACGACCTCATCGCCGTGAAGTATCTCGAGACGCTGGGGAACATTGCTGAGGGGAACGCCACAAAGATATTTCTCCCCTACGAGGCGACCGGAATCATGGGGAGCATCGGGGGTATAGCGGATCTCTTTGGGGATAAAAAGGAAGGGGCCAAGACACCGACCCCGCCCAGGCCCAAGCCGCCCCAGAAGCCGACACCTTAAGAATCGCAGAAAAAACAGAGCATAATAAGAGTGTCATTGCGAGGAAACATTTAATATTAACACGAGCGACGAAGCAATCTCGACCCTCATGCAATCAATTGGAGATTGCTTCGCTCCTTTTTATAAACAGCCTCCGTCCGCAATTGCATTGGATAGAGGTTTTTTAAGAACGCCTGAATCAGGAGTAAACATCCGGCAAAGGGTTGAGCAGAGATATGGTAGACTTATTTTTCAATCCACAAAATGTGATGAGGACTTGACATAATGTCAAAAAAGAAACTCTTCATCGCCGTTACCGCCGCGCTCTGTATCGCCGTTGTCGCAACATATGTCCTCGTCACGACAAACCGCCCAAAGCTCCTCTGGAAGTACAAGACCGACAGCATCATCACATCGTCCCCCGTTGTCGATAACGACACCGTCTATTTCGGCGGCTGGGACGAGCGCTTCTACGCCCTTGACCGACTTACGGGAGCCGAAAGGTGGACCATCAAAGTCTCGGGGCCGGTAGTTTCATCTCCCGTCATGAAATACAGCATTCTCTTCTTCGGCTGCACCTTCGGCGATTTTTACGCGGTTAACGCAAGGTCCGGGGAAGTCCTATGGAAGTTCGAAACGGGCGCCGAGCAGCTCTTCTCCCCCGCCGTCTCGGGCGACGCCCTCTTCTTCCAGTCCTCCGCAGGCGACGTCTACGCCCTTGAAGTAGCCACCGGCAGAAAGCTTTTCGACCTGGAAAGGGGGAAGTGGCTTCCGGATACCCTGTCGGTCTCCGACGGCGTCCTCTACGTGGCGGGACTCGATAACTGCCTCTACGCCCTCGACCCGTCGACGGGGGAGGCGCTCTGGAAGCTCCCCCTCGAAAGGTACGTCTCCACATTTGCCGTTGCAAAAGACGGGATTGTTTACTTCGGCGGGTTCAGCTCGGTCTTCGCGGTAAAGATCGATACGCTGGCCGTCAAGTGGGAGTTCACCGATTTTTTCTCAAACAGCACCGGCCCAAGCACGGCCCCGGTCATCTCGGGCGACACGATAATCTTCGGCGGGGACGACAACTACTGCTACGCCCTCGATATCGAGACCGGAAGGCTCAAGTGGAAGTACTATGCGGGGGAGACGCTCAGCAGTATGCCGATAAATACGATCCCCGCCGTGCTTAATGGGGTGGTCTACTTCGGGAGCTATTATCATCACCTCTTTGCCGTGAAGCTTAAAAACGGCGGATTGAAGTGGCAGTTCGAGACCGGAGGCGTGGTCAACTCATCACCGGCGATTGCGGACGGCGTGATATATTTCGGAAGCGGAGACGGATACTTCTACGCGTTGGATCTGCAGTGATGCTTTTTGGAAAGGCGCTGCTTTAAAATAGAAAATATTTGTCATCGAAGGAAATTTATTGTGAATCATTTTGAGCCGAAAAGGGCCGTTCTGGTCTACCGGCCGGGTAGCGACAAGGCCCTCTACAACCTGCTGAAATACTCCAGGGTCGTCATCGAGACGGTGCTCCTCGCCGAGTTCGACCTGCCGATGGAAGAAAGGAAGCGCTTCACCGACCTGAATCCGAACCTCGTCTTCACCGATAATGTGGACGAGGCGCTTGACACCGACTCCGACACGTTCCTATGGACGCGGGAGGTCTTTGAAGCTAAGGACGACTACAGGCTGTGGCGCGATATTCTCCTCGCGGCGGTCAAAAAGGGAAAGAACATCTACAACATGGCAAAGCTCCCCACCATCGATACGGAGCCGGAATTGCACAAGGCCATATCGGAAAAGGGCGTGAAATACTGGAGCGCGTCCGACCACGCCCGGGCGATGGGCGAGGTGGACATCTTCGGGCCGTACCCGGACCTAAAAATTAAGGCAAAGGTCGTGACGCTCTTAGGGACCGGGAGGCGCTGCGGGAAGTTCACCACAACAAAGCTCGTCCGCGCACGCCTCAACAATGCGGGGATAAAAGCAGCCGAGCTCGCCACGGAGCCGTACGGCCTTCTGACCGGCGCCGACTACATGATGGTTCCCCACGTCATGCCGATGTGGCGCTCCGCCCCCGCGATAAAAAACGCCCTTATCCACCTGGACAAGACCCTGAAGCCGGACGTCATCCTGGTCTCCTCCCAGTCCGGCTTTCGGGCCGACCCGCTTACCGCCCCCGGCAGGTGCGGCGGCGTGGTGGCCGTAACCATCGCCGAGGCGTCGGCTCCGGACGCCGCAATCCTGAGCGCCCCTATCGAATACTTCCCCTCCGTTACGGATGAGATAAGGTGCATAGAGTTTCTCCTCGACTGCCCGGTAATCGGCGTATCTGTCAAGGGCGGGGAGTACACAGACGAGGAGATAGACGGAGTCTTGAGGGAGCTTCACGCCGCCACCGACCTCCCTGCCTTCGACCCGGTCAGAAGCCCGGAGGGCGTTGAGGGGTTGATTCGGGCGATAGTCAAGATGGTTGGGTGAGGAGCTGAGATGAAGAAGTTACTTTTAGCAGTAATTGCGCTATCTTTGGTTACACCACTATTTTTTGGATGTGACAGAATCACAAATATAAAAAGTCCCGTCAAATTAAAGTGGCGTAATAAAGTCGCCAGTTTATTTATTAATTGTTATCCTGTAGTAATGAATGGCGTAATCTATGTGGGAAACAGTCCGTACTATATTTACGCTATAGATAAAGAAACAGGTAAGTTAAAGTGGGAATTTTATGAAGATGAGATTTCATTCGACTCCCCCAAGGTGGTTAATGATGTGGTCTATGTAGTAGGATCAAGACGTGGGGCACAAGTTAAACACTACCTTTATGCCATAAATGCTACAAGTGGTAAGCTGAAGTGGCGTTTTTGTTTGGGAGTTTCTGGAATGCATTACTATTCACCTGCAATAGTTAACGGTATAATCTATATTATAGGTGCGAATTATTACCTTTATGCTGTGGATGCTAATAGTGGTGAGTCATTGTGGTACTTTAAGACAGAAGATGCAATAACTTCTTCCACTCCAGCAGTTGTTGATGGCGTGTTATACATTGTAAGTGAAAATCATCTATTTGTCATTGACGCTAATAACCGTGAATTAAAAAGGAGATTCAAGGTACGAAAACCTTTAAGTGTTTTCCCTTCTGTAGTTAAAGGCGTTGTCTATGTAGGGAGTTTGGATGGTTATCTTTATGCAATAGACACATACGGCGGTGAACAAAGGTGGTACGTTAAAATGGGCAGTTTTAATGTCTCCTCCAGCATTGTTGATAATGATGTTCTCTACATCAAAGATGGAAGAAAATATTTTTTCGCTATTGATACAAATAATGGTGAGTTGAAATGGCGTTTTAAAACTGGAAGTTATATAGCTGCAACTCCTACTGTGGTTGATGGTGTGGCCTATGTGGGGAGTTTTGATAATTGTCTTTATGCCATTGATGCCGATACCGGCGAGTTGAAATGGCGCTTTGAGACGGGAGGAGTTATTTTTTATTCTTTCTCTGTAGTTGATGGTATTGTCTACGTGGGAAGCAGGGATAAAAATCTTTATGTTGTAGATGCCAATAGTGGTGAGTTAATCTGGAAGTATAGTACAGAATATTCAATAACTTCCAATATTATTGTCGATGATGGTGTTATCTATTTCGTAACCGAGGATGGTTATGTATATGCCCTGAAAATAAAAAAGTAGCTTTTTAAAAATGTTTATATCGATTAGTTAAAAAATCAATCCCAGGACGCCCGACCCCCCCCAAAAAAAACCCCCCGGGAGGCCGGACGCCCCTTCAGCATCTACTTTTTTACCGCCCCCTCTTCTGCAATTTCTTTCTCGAAGCCGATCTCTTTCAACGCCTCGGCCTCCATCCCCCGCTCCGCCAAAAACCGGGCGCGGTTGAGCGTGTGCTCCGGGTCCTCCCTGTCGAGCGAGGGAAAGCTGATTGTTACCTTAAAGTCGTCCCTATTGTATGCGATCTTGAGGTACTTCA from Candidatus Zymogenus saltonus harbors:
- a CDS encoding WG repeat-containing protein encodes the protein MKRRNLTSALCFISILIISITSCQGKYPVEPEVAIKPSLSDVDDFSDGMAMIKVKGKTGFIDKTGKMVVEPQFEGAGIFSEGLAMVVVEGKRGFIDKTGKIVIEPKFDGAWPFSEGLSNVKVDGKYGFIDKTGEYVIKPEIQGTRDFHEGLARAAEKGRWGYITKDGAVAVMPVYYDSGDFSEGLAAVNRNNKKWGYINDKGMTLIQPKYDEAGEFKEGLAAVRINKKWGFIDEVGRYVVEPKYYKVGNFSEGLAPVFISTGTLGKWGYIDKKGKVKIEAKFQEARDFREGLARVKLSDKYGFINKKGTFVIAPRYKGAGPFREGLAPVTTDGVLWGFIKNPVR
- a CDS encoding DUF1611 domain-containing protein; translation: MNHFEPKRAVLVYRPGSDKALYNLLKYSRVVIETVLLAEFDLPMEERKRFTDLNPNLVFTDNVDEALDTDSDTFLWTREVFEAKDDYRLWRDILLAAVKKGKNIYNMAKLPTIDTEPELHKAISEKGVKYWSASDHARAMGEVDIFGPYPDLKIKAKVVTLLGTGRRCGKFTTTKLVRARLNNAGIKAAELATEPYGLLTGADYMMVPHVMPMWRSAPAIKNALIHLDKTLKPDVILVSSQSGFRADPLTAPGRCGGVVAVTIAEASAPDAAILSAPIEYFPSVTDEIRCIEFLLDCPVIGVSVKGGEYTDEEIDGVLRELHAATDLPAFDPVRSPEGVEGLIRAIVKMVG
- the corA gene encoding magnesium/cobalt transporter CorA, whose translation is MQRMSNILKKVAHKSGSPPGSLIHTGEKKVERTKISIIDYDKDDYSILDDTTIEECFKYRDKPTTTWINVSGLHDENIMEELSDRFRFHSLTLEDVMNTGQRVKLEDFEDHTLIIIKAIYFSGDGDEIIEEQLSLIFGKGFVVTFQENNYDPLSPLIDRIKSNKGFIRKMGADYLTYSIIDTVVDGYYLILQGIAEKVEYLERELIRNPDMNILNEINRLKIDTSLLYKSIWPLRAILSKFEAGGAKYISKSTAVFIRDVYDHTLQILEITQSFSEMLTGMMEIYMSSVSNKMNEIMKVLTIIATIFMPLSFIAGIYGMNFEYMPELKCKLGYFSVWGVCILVALGMLRYFRKKGWI
- a CDS encoding SPFH/Band 7/PHB domain protein, whose product is MGALFGVLFFFGSIFAIIIIAMGLRIVRPWEKGLVERLGKYQRTVGSGLTIVVPFLELLRKVDMREQVVDVPPQDVITKDNVAVSVDAVVYYEVTDPVKVTYNVAHFYTAATKLAQTNLRNLVGDLALDESLTSRELINTKLREILDDATDKWGTKVTRVELQRIEPPQDVTDAMHRQMKAERDRRAMILEAEGHKKSAVLKAEGEAEAIMKVADAEKYKKVAIAQGEGEAIETVFSAIHKGGPTNDLIAVKYLETLGNIAEGNATKIFLPYEATGIMGSIGGIADLFGDKKEGAKTPTPPRPKPPQKPTP
- a CDS encoding PQQ-binding-like beta-propeller repeat protein, which gives rise to MSKKKLFIAVTAALCIAVVATYVLVTTNRPKLLWKYKTDSIITSSPVVDNDTVYFGGWDERFYALDRLTGAERWTIKVSGPVVSSPVMKYSILFFGCTFGDFYAVNARSGEVLWKFETGAEQLFSPAVSGDALFFQSSAGDVYALEVATGRKLFDLERGKWLPDTLSVSDGVLYVAGLDNCLYALDPSTGEALWKLPLERYVSTFAVAKDGIVYFGGFSSVFAVKIDTLAVKWEFTDFFSNSTGPSTAPVISGDTIIFGGDDNYCYALDIETGRLKWKYYAGETLSSMPINTIPAVLNGVVYFGSYYHHLFAVKLKNGGLKWQFETGGVVNSSPAIADGVIYFGSGDGYFYALDLQ
- a CDS encoding NfeD family protein produces the protein MDFILDKFWLMWAIIAMAFIIGEVFTAGFFLMWFGIGAAAAAVMAFLGFGIAWQLGTFAAVSIVLFMSTRRLADKITKEQPPGTGADRLIGKTGVVLEEIDNFKNTGKVRIDKDEWRADSATDDNIPTGERIVVTGVEGVHLIVKVHKKQ
- a CDS encoding PQQ-binding-like beta-propeller repeat protein produces the protein MKKLLLAVIALSLVTPLFFGCDRITNIKSPVKLKWRNKVASLFINCYPVVMNGVIYVGNSPYYIYAIDKETGKLKWEFYEDEISFDSPKVVNDVVYVVGSRRGAQVKHYLYAINATSGKLKWRFCLGVSGMHYYSPAIVNGIIYIIGANYYLYAVDANSGESLWYFKTEDAITSSTPAVVDGVLYIVSENHLFVIDANNRELKRRFKVRKPLSVFPSVVKGVVYVGSLDGYLYAIDTYGGEQRWYVKMGSFNVSSSIVDNDVLYIKDGRKYFFAIDTNNGELKWRFKTGSYIAATPTVVDGVAYVGSFDNCLYAIDADTGELKWRFETGGVIFYSFSVVDGIVYVGSRDKNLYVVDANSGELIWKYSTEYSITSNIIVDDGVIYFVTEDGYVYALKIKK
- a CDS encoding ornithine--oxo-acid transaminase, which translates into the protein MDTKYYIDLENRFGAMNYKPLDVVLTRGEGIWVWDVDGKKYMDCLAAYSAVNQGHCHPKIMKAMVEQAQRLTLTSRAFRNDQLGLLYEELCRLTNSHMALPMNSGAEAVETAIKAVRKWGYKTKGIPEDKAEVIVCRNNFHGRTITIIGFSTDRGSRDGFGPFTPGFVTIPFGDADALRSAVGPNTVAFLVEPIQGEAGVIIPPKGYLREVRQICTERGITLITDEIQTGLGRTGKLLAEEHDGIEADVTLIGKALSGGFYPISVILSNEEVLGVFMPGEHGSTFGGNPLACAIARTALKVLEEEEMIENSAVMGEYLKAGLMDVKSPHVREIRGRGLFIGVELHPDAGGARRFTEALMKEGVLAKETHKNVIRFAPPLIIKRDEVDWALERINKVLREA